The Stygiolobus azoricus genome window below encodes:
- the lrs14 gene encoding HTH-type transcriptional regulator Lrs14, with protein sequence MELEISRVRLPSGKEVGLVEALSFCYDLSDTDFQVLKALLNSDGKNEDMLAEQLKISKASINRSVNKLVSLGFVERMKDSSSKGGRPRYIYKSIPVERLIEKITNDFRRCAELFSNIIPKDLES encoded by the coding sequence ATGGAATTGGAAATAAGTAGGGTCAGATTACCTTCGGGAAAAGAAGTCGGTCTAGTAGAAGCCTTGAGTTTCTGTTATGACCTCTCGGATACTGATTTTCAAGTCCTTAAAGCACTACTAAATAGCGACGGGAAAAACGAGGATATGTTAGCTGAGCAGCTGAAAATATCTAAGGCTTCCATAAATAGGAGCGTAAACAAGTTAGTATCTTTAGGTTTTGTCGAGAGGATGAAAGACTCCTCCTCTAAAGGAGGTAGGCCCAGATACATTTACAAATCAATTCCCGTGGAGAGATTAATCGAAAAGATCACAAATGATTTTAGGAGATGTGCTGAACTTTTCAGTAATATTATACCTAAGGATTTAGAAAGTTAA